A genome region from Coffea arabica cultivar ET-39 chromosome 7e, Coffea Arabica ET-39 HiFi, whole genome shotgun sequence includes the following:
- the LOC140011316 gene encoding uncharacterized protein translates to MELNEMMQKFSLAGNELSGAILDLGDLESGVRECKDIIIGRVMGEKIASYTGVKNFVSIACGYPKHLSVLELGPNLFQCNIPNSQEKERIVDGGPWVIDNQILVLNRWEEGIEGNLEAFKLAYLWVQVWNLPVHWVIREVGRKIGGVFRQVKDVIIPQTGGKEGRHLKMLALVDLAKPLLRGTIVKTEGTMKWVVFKYERCPDFCYNCGLVGHGERTCTNQQEIAREYADNQHGPWMRAGNFKGSP, encoded by the coding sequence ATGGAACTGAATGAGATGATGCAAAAGTTCTCTCTAGCTGGAAAtgaactctcaggagctattctGGACTTAGGGGATCTAGAGAGTGGAGTCAGAGAATGTAAGGACATCATAATAGGAAGAGTTATGGGTGAAAAGATTGCTAGTTACACAGGagtaaaaaattttgtttctatAGCCTGTGGTTATCCTAAACACTTGTCTGTCTTAGAACTGGGACCGAATCTTTTCCAGTGTAACATACCTAATTCACAGGAAAAAGAGAGGATAGTGGACGGAGGCCCATGGGTGATAGATAACCAAATTTTGGTTCTGAATAGGTGGGAGGAAGGTATAGAAGGGAATTTGGAGGCCTTTAAGCTAGCCTATTTGTGGGTACAAGTTTGGAATTTACCTGTACATTGGGTGATCAGAGAAGTAGGCCGTAAGATTGGGGGTGTATTCAGACAAGTAAAGGATGTTATAATACCACAGACGGGAGGAAAGGAGGGTAGACATTTGAAAATGTTGGCCTTAGTAGACTTGGCAAAACCCCTGCTAAGAGGCACCATAGTGAAGACTGAAGGTACCATGAAATGGGTAGTTTTCAAGTACGAAAGATGCCCAGATTTCTGTTATAACTGTGGTCTGGTTGGTCATGGGGAGAGGACATGCACCAATCAGCAAGAAATTGCAAGGGAATATGCAGATAATCAGCATGGTCCTTGGATGAGGGCAGGGAATTTTAAAGGATCACcatag